From a single Pseudomonas sp. A34-9 genomic region:
- a CDS encoding LysR family transcriptional regulator → MDIKQLKFLIALDETRHFGQAAARCHITQPTLSMRLRNLEDELDLVLVNRGQRFEGFTQAGERVLAWARTLLAAHDGLFAEAAACRGQLVGSLRLGLVPLSSFNPVNYIQGLSGTYPELKFSLSSLSSDEIIAGLGNNQLDLGVCYLDHVNPSYFEFFEIGETRVGLLYDNRHFHFEGSEMSWEDAAELPLGMITAGMHYRKSIDLSFRSRGLSPQPIMESDSTYQLLQAIHQGFCCAIMPLDSGLEEPIEHLSFMQLPDASVLAPLGLVMRKTEPRSAIAEKCFAEARRLFGVEVSAE, encoded by the coding sequence GTGGACATCAAACAACTCAAGTTCCTGATCGCGCTGGACGAAACCCGCCACTTCGGCCAGGCCGCCGCACGCTGCCACATCACCCAGCCGACGTTGTCGATGCGCCTGCGCAATCTGGAGGACGAGCTGGATCTGGTGCTGGTCAACCGTGGCCAGCGCTTTGAAGGTTTCACCCAGGCCGGCGAGCGCGTGCTGGCCTGGGCACGCACTTTGCTCGCCGCTCATGACGGTTTGTTCGCCGAAGCGGCGGCGTGTCGGGGGCAACTGGTCGGTAGTTTGCGTTTGGGTCTGGTGCCGCTCAGTAGCTTCAACCCGGTCAATTACATTCAGGGTCTGTCGGGGACGTATCCGGAGTTGAAATTCAGCCTGTCGTCGCTGAGTTCCGACGAGATCATTGCCGGGCTGGGCAACAATCAGCTCGATCTGGGCGTGTGTTACCTCGATCACGTCAACCCGAGCTATTTCGAGTTTTTCGAGATTGGTGAAACCCGTGTCGGCCTGCTCTACGACAACCGGCATTTCCATTTCGAAGGCTCGGAGATGAGCTGGGAAGACGCCGCCGAATTGCCGCTGGGGATGATCACCGCCGGTATGCATTACCGTAAATCCATCGACCTTAGCTTCCGCAGCCGTGGGCTCAGCCCGCAGCCGATCATGGAAAGCGATTCGACCTATCAGCTGTTGCAGGCGATTCACCAAGGTTTCTGCTGCGCGATCATGCCGCTGGACAGTGGCCTGGAAGAGCCGATCGAGCACCTGTCGTTCATGCAGTTGCCGGATGCCAGTGTGCTCGCGCCGCTGGGCCTGGTGATGCGCAAGACCGAACCGCGCTCGGCGATTGCCGAGAAGTGTTTTGCCGAGGCGCGGAGGTTGTTTGGGGTTGAGGTTTCTGCCGAGTAA
- a CDS encoding bestrophin family protein, with protein MIIRPKVNQFAILFTLKGSIAKRIALRTLMVTLLASAIVLVEILHPSNFTKVNATPFTLLGLSLSIFMNFRNNACYDRWYEARKAWGEVIVHIRSVIRETHVIRESAERKPLLLNLCGFAHALNARLRRESEAAASSAWITPKHDAQVPDYSGRILQQVGQQCSDLHQNGELSEWRYMLLANHLTSLTQSQAVCERIKNTPLPFPYTLLLHRTIYLFCLLLPFAMAEPLGWLTPLFTAIVSYTFFGLDAIADELEDPFGRDENDLATDSLVRTIERDILSELGVTDLPPMLMPVDYVLS; from the coding sequence ATGATCATCAGACCCAAGGTCAACCAGTTCGCCATTCTCTTCACCCTCAAGGGTTCGATCGCCAAGCGCATTGCCCTGCGCACGTTGATGGTCACCCTGCTCGCCTCAGCCATCGTGCTGGTGGAAATCCTCCATCCGAGCAACTTCACCAAGGTCAATGCCACGCCGTTTACGTTGCTGGGTTTGTCGCTGTCGATCTTCATGAATTTTCGCAACAACGCCTGTTATGACCGCTGGTACGAAGCGCGCAAGGCGTGGGGCGAGGTGATCGTGCATATTCGCTCGGTGATTCGCGAAACCCATGTGATTCGTGAGTCTGCGGAGCGCAAGCCGTTGCTGCTCAACCTGTGCGGCTTTGCCCATGCGCTGAACGCGCGGTTGCGCCGGGAAAGCGAAGCGGCGGCCAGCAGTGCCTGGATCACGCCGAAACACGATGCGCAGGTCCCGGACTACAGTGGGCGGATTCTGCAGCAGGTCGGCCAGCAGTGCTCCGACCTGCATCAAAATGGCGAGTTGAGCGAGTGGCGCTACATGCTGCTGGCTAACCACCTGACCAGCCTGACCCAGTCACAAGCGGTATGCGAACGGATCAAGAACACCCCGCTGCCCTTCCCCTACACCCTGCTGCTGCACCGCACGATCTACCTGTTCTGCCTCCTGCTGCCGTTCGCCATGGCCGAACCGCTGGGCTGGCTGACGCCGCTGTTCACGGCGATTGTCAGCTACACGTTCTTTGGTCTGGATGCGATTGCCGATGAACTGGAAGACCCGTTTGGCCGCGATGAAAATGACCTGGCAACCGACTCGCTGGTGCGCACCATCGAGCGCGACATCCTCAGCGAACTGGGCGTGACCGACCTGCCGCCGATGCTGATGCCGGTGGACTATGTGCTGAGTTGA
- the moaA gene encoding GTP 3',8-cyclase MoaA, translating into MSERVLIDGYNRRVDYLRMSVTDRCDFRCVYCMAEDMQFLPRQKILTLEEIYQLAQRFVALGTRKIRLTGGEPLIRPGVVKLCEQIAALPGLRELCMTTNGSQLGKLAAPLFDAGVKRLNISLDSLDAQRFKQMTRTGDLAQVINGIDAARKAGFTRTKLNVVVMQGRNDQEINDLVSFAIDRQLDISFIEEMPLGIISEHSRAESFFSSAQVREKIAERYTLIDSAESTQGPSRYWRLAEAPDIRLGFISPHSHNFCGTCNRVRLTVEGRLLLCLGNEHSVDLKAVLRAHPGQPQRLEKAIIEAMKLKPYRHNFEVNDDVQVVRFMNMTGG; encoded by the coding sequence ATGTCAGAGCGTGTCTTGATCGATGGTTACAACCGCCGCGTCGACTATCTGCGCATGTCGGTGACCGACCGCTGCGACTTCCGCTGCGTCTATTGCATGGCCGAAGACATGCAGTTTCTGCCAAGGCAAAAAATCCTCACGCTGGAAGAGATCTATCAACTGGCGCAGCGCTTTGTGGCGCTCGGGACACGCAAGATTCGCCTCACCGGCGGCGAGCCGCTGATCCGTCCGGGCGTGGTCAAGTTGTGCGAGCAGATCGCCGCCCTGCCCGGCCTGCGCGAGCTGTGCATGACCACCAATGGTTCGCAATTGGGCAAACTCGCCGCGCCGCTGTTCGACGCCGGGGTCAAACGCCTGAACATCAGCCTCGACAGCCTCGATGCGCAGCGCTTCAAACAGATGACCCGCACCGGCGATCTGGCGCAGGTGATCAACGGCATCGATGCCGCGCGCAAGGCCGGTTTTACCCGCACTAAACTCAATGTCGTGGTGATGCAGGGCCGCAATGATCAGGAGATCAACGATCTGGTCAGCTTCGCGATCGACCGCCAGCTCGACATCTCCTTCATCGAAGAGATGCCGTTGGGGATTATCAGCGAACACAGTCGTGCCGAGTCGTTTTTCTCCAGCGCCCAGGTGCGCGAAAAGATTGCCGAACGCTACACCCTAATCGACTCGGCGGAATCGACTCAAGGTCCGTCGCGTTACTGGCGACTGGCCGAAGCGCCGGACATTCGTCTGGGGTTTATCTCGCCGCACAGTCACAACTTTTGTGGCACCTGCAACCGCGTACGGCTCACCGTTGAAGGGCGCCTGCTACTGTGTCTGGGTAACGAGCATTCGGTGGATCTGAAAGCGGTGCTGCGTGCGCATCCGGGGCAACCGCAGAGGCTTGAGAAAGCCATCATCGAGGCGATGAAACTCAAGCCCTATCGGCACAATTTCGAAGTCAACGACGATGTTCAGGTCGTACGTTTCATGAACATGACCGGCGGCTAG
- a CDS encoding CAP domain-containing protein: MRFMPSVLRLAALSVGVVFAIPALAGDESQLIESINSYRSQPQRCGSQASNELPPLSADPRLRLRASGAVDLQQAMASASYPMVNVQAITLNGPRDAASAMQAIQESFCQVVLDPQFVDVGVSRDDRDWRIVLARPLLSAKLGDAQSEGQKLLSELNVARSQARQCGGQAFAAAAPLAWNAALGTIAQDHSRDMANNNYFDHKDRDGRTPGDRAELAGYSGQQVGENIAAGQDTVHKVVEGWLASPGHCANLMNPQYQELGAAYATDPKSSAGIYWTAMFGAQ, from the coding sequence ATGCGCTTCATGCCATCCGTTTTGCGTCTTGCCGCGTTGTCCGTGGGCGTTGTGTTTGCCATCCCGGCGCTGGCCGGCGATGAGTCGCAATTGATCGAATCGATCAACAGCTACCGCAGCCAACCACAGCGTTGCGGTTCGCAGGCATCGAATGAACTGCCACCGCTGTCGGCGGATCCACGGCTGAGATTACGCGCCAGCGGTGCGGTCGACCTGCAGCAAGCCATGGCCAGCGCCAGTTATCCGATGGTCAATGTGCAGGCGATCACGCTCAACGGCCCGCGTGATGCAGCGTCGGCGATGCAGGCGATTCAGGAGAGTTTCTGTCAGGTGGTGCTCGATCCGCAGTTTGTCGACGTCGGTGTCAGCCGCGACGACCGCGACTGGCGCATCGTGCTGGCGCGGCCGCTGCTGTCGGCCAAATTGGGCGATGCGCAAAGTGAAGGACAGAAATTGCTGAGTGAACTGAACGTCGCTCGCAGTCAGGCACGTCAGTGTGGTGGTCAGGCTTTTGCCGCTGCCGCACCGCTGGCCTGGAACGCGGCGCTGGGCACGATCGCCCAGGATCACAGCCGCGACATGGCCAACAACAATTACTTCGACCACAAGGACCGCGACGGCCGCACCCCGGGCGATCGCGCTGAACTCGCCGGTTACAGCGGGCAACAGGTCGGCGAAAACATCGCCGCCGGGCAAGACACCGTGCACAAAGTCGTCGAAGGCTGGCTCGCCAGCCCCGGCCACTGCGCCAACCTGATGAACCCGCAATACCAGGAACTCGGCGCCGCCTACGCCACCGACCCGAAAAGCAGCGCGGGGATCTACTGGACCGCGATGTTCGGCGCGCAGTAA
- a CDS encoding LysR family transcriptional regulator codes for MTTPDLNLLITLDVLLREGSVARAAKCLGLSPSAMSRALARLRETTGDPLLVRAGRGLVPTPRALELRERVSHLVQEAEAVLRPAEVLDPRRLQRTFTLRNTDGFVETFAATLLARIAEEAPGVRLRFVQKADKDSTPLREGRVDLETGVVDDSTDPTLHSRILFQDQWIGVVREGHPLSAGKITGKRFAGGQHILISRRGRSSGPVDEALLACGLTRDIVTSFGGFSAALTLVRESDLIATVPQRHTSKLRTGLHSFALPFVMPDISVSMLWHPRMDADPAHRWLRECVRQVCA; via the coding sequence ATGACTACGCCGGACCTGAACCTGCTGATCACCCTCGACGTCTTGCTGCGCGAAGGCAGCGTCGCCCGCGCCGCCAAATGTCTGGGGCTGAGCCCATCGGCCATGAGCCGCGCCCTCGCCCGTCTGCGCGAAACCACGGGCGATCCGTTGCTGGTGCGCGCGGGGCGAGGTCTGGTGCCGACGCCCCGCGCACTGGAATTGCGCGAACGGGTCAGTCATCTGGTGCAGGAAGCCGAGGCGGTTTTGCGCCCCGCCGAAGTGCTCGACCCGCGCCGGTTGCAACGCACCTTCACCCTGCGCAACACCGACGGCTTTGTCGAAACCTTTGCCGCCACCCTGCTCGCGCGCATCGCCGAAGAAGCACCCGGCGTGCGCCTGCGTTTTGTGCAGAAAGCCGACAAGGACAGCACGCCGCTGCGCGAAGGTCGTGTCGATCTGGAAACCGGCGTGGTCGACGACAGCACCGACCCGACGCTGCACAGCCGCATCCTGTTTCAGGATCAATGGATCGGTGTAGTGCGTGAGGGACATCCGTTGAGCGCGGGGAAAATCACTGGCAAGCGCTTTGCCGGCGGCCAGCACATTCTTATCTCAAGACGCGGGCGCAGCAGCGGCCCGGTCGACGAAGCGTTACTCGCGTGCGGACTGACGCGGGACATCGTTACCTCATTCGGTGGGTTCTCGGCGGCGCTGACGCTGGTGCGTGAATCAGACCTGATCGCCACGGTCCCGCAGCGCCATACCAGCAAACTGCGCACGGGCCTGCACAGTTTCGCCCTGCCCTTCGTAATGCCGGACATCAGCGTGTCGATGCTCTGGCACCCGCGCATGGACGCTGACCCGGCGCATCGCTGGTTGCGCGAGTGTGTCCGGCAGGTCTGCGCTTAA
- the glp gene encoding gephyrin-like molybdotransferase Glp, with protein sequence MSKAALMPVEDALDQLLGMANEQCLADSELLALDDARGRVLASDLVATLDLPPWPNSAMDGYALNLADRHRQPLKVSQKVYAGLAPDTLLPGTCARIFTGAPLPPGATCVEMQENVEVLEDGRVRFLQPLKAGQNIRAQGQENRVGDILLRAGKRLGPFELAVAAGQGLAQLHVVRRPRVALLSTGDELVEPGQPLRPGSIYNSNRVLLGHWLRELGCEVIDAGILPDRPAQTRLKLEQLQVSADLILTTGGVSAGDADCLGQVLRDSGKPLLWKLAIKPGKPLTVGHFGTVPVIGLPGNPTSALVTFGLLARPYLLRIQGVEDVMPLSFTVNAGFDWHKAGGRREYLRVRLEAGRAVLYPNQSSGVLLGATWADGLVEIRENTTHSLGDPLRFIPFSELF encoded by the coding sequence ATGAGCAAGGCCGCGTTGATGCCGGTCGAGGACGCCCTCGACCAATTGCTCGGCATGGCCAATGAGCAATGCCTGGCCGACAGCGAACTGCTGGCGCTCGACGATGCGCGTGGGCGGGTGCTGGCCAGTGATCTGGTGGCGACACTCGACTTGCCGCCATGGCCGAACAGCGCCATGGACGGTTACGCGCTCAATCTCGCCGATCGGCACCGACAGCCGCTGAAGGTCTCGCAAAAGGTTTACGCGGGGCTGGCGCCGGACACGTTGCTGCCCGGCACCTGTGCACGGATTTTTACCGGCGCACCGCTGCCACCCGGCGCCACTTGTGTCGAGATGCAGGAGAACGTCGAAGTGCTGGAGGACGGCCGCGTGCGCTTCTTGCAGCCGCTGAAGGCGGGGCAGAACATCCGCGCGCAAGGTCAGGAAAATCGCGTCGGCGACATCCTGCTGCGGGCCGGCAAACGTCTTGGGCCGTTCGAACTGGCAGTCGCCGCCGGGCAAGGGCTGGCGCAACTGCACGTGGTGCGTCGCCCGCGTGTGGCGCTGCTGTCGACCGGTGATGAACTGGTCGAACCGGGTCAGCCGTTGCGCCCCGGCAGCATCTACAACAGCAACCGCGTATTGCTCGGCCACTGGTTGCGTGAGCTGGGCTGCGAGGTGATCGACGCCGGGATCCTCCCGGATCGCCCGGCTCAGACGCGGCTTAAACTCGAGCAACTGCAAGTGAGCGCTGATCTGATTCTGACCACGGGCGGCGTGTCTGCCGGTGATGCCGATTGTCTCGGTCAGGTGCTGCGCGACAGCGGCAAACCGCTGTTGTGGAAACTGGCGATCAAGCCTGGCAAACCGCTGACCGTGGGCCATTTCGGCACGGTGCCGGTGATTGGTCTGCCGGGTAATCCGACCTCGGCCCTGGTGACGTTTGGCTTGTTGGCGCGGCCGTATCTGCTGCGCATACAAGGTGTCGAAGACGTCATGCCGCTGAGTTTTACGGTCAATGCAGGTTTCGACTGGCACAAGGCTGGCGGCCGCCGTGAATACCTGCGGGTGAGGCTGGAGGCGGGGCGTGCGGTGCTCTATCCGAACCAGAGCTCCGGCGTCCTGCTCGGCGCGACCTGGGCCGATGGCCTGGTGGAAATCCGGGAAAACACTACCCACAGCCTCGGTGATCCCCTGCGCTTTATTCCCTTCAGCGAACTGTTCTGA
- the moaE gene encoding molybdopterin synthase catalytic subunit MoaE: MAIRVQYKSFDVGQLTADLHARNPRVGAVVNFIGYVRDLNIGQRVNELFLEHYPGMTEKALEQIAEEARERWPLLGVEIVHRVGALSVSEPIVFVGVSSKHRHMAFEACAFIMDVLKTRAPFWKRETTARGSHWVEARDSDQNAALRWSLAHA, encoded by the coding sequence ATGGCTATTCGAGTCCAGTACAAAAGCTTCGATGTCGGCCAGTTGACTGCCGATCTGCACGCGCGCAATCCACGGGTGGGCGCGGTGGTGAATTTCATTGGTTATGTGCGTGATCTGAACATTGGCCAGCGCGTGAATGAACTGTTTCTTGAGCACTATCCGGGCATGACCGAAAAAGCCCTCGAACAGATTGCCGAAGAAGCTCGCGAGCGCTGGCCGCTGTTGGGCGTGGAGATTGTGCATCGGGTCGGTGCGTTGTCGGTGAGTGAGCCGATCGTGTTTGTCGGGGTCAGCAGTAAACATCGGCACATGGCGTTCGAGGCCTGCGCGTTCATCATGGACGTGCTCAAGACCCGTGCGCCGTTCTGGAAGCGTGAGACCACGGCGCGAGGTTCGCATTGGGTCGAGGCCCGCGACAGCGACCAGAATGCCGCTTTGCGCTGGAGCCTGGCGCACGCCTGA
- the moaB gene encoding molybdenum cofactor biosynthesis protein B, with amino-acid sequence MSVKADALFVPLNIAVLTVSDTRDYASDTSGQLLVSRLLEAGHTLSERNLLKDDLYKIRAQVANWIADEGIQVVLITGGTGFTGRDSTPEAVACLFDKQIDGFGELFRAISILDIGTSTVQSRALAGLSNGTLVCCLPGSTGACRTAWEGILAEQLDNRHRPCNFVPHLKAVQACGPRG; translated from the coding sequence ATGAGCGTGAAAGCGGATGCCCTGTTTGTCCCCCTGAATATTGCCGTGCTGACGGTCAGCGATACTCGCGATTACGCCAGCGATACGTCGGGCCAATTGCTGGTCAGTCGTTTGCTGGAAGCCGGCCACACGTTGAGCGAGCGCAACTTGCTCAAGGACGATCTGTACAAGATCCGCGCTCAGGTAGCGAACTGGATCGCCGACGAAGGCATTCAGGTGGTGCTGATCACAGGCGGCACTGGTTTCACCGGTCGCGACAGTACGCCGGAAGCGGTGGCGTGCTTGTTTGATAAGCAGATCGACGGGTTTGGTGAACTGTTCCGGGCGATTTCGATTTTGGACATCGGTACGTCCACCGTGCAAAGCCGTGCGCTGGCCGGGCTGTCGAACGGCACGCTGGTGTGCTGCCTGCCGGGTTCGACCGGCGCTTGCCGCACCGCCTGGGAAGGCATTCTTGCCGAGCAGCTGGACAACCGTCATCGCCCGTGCAACTTCGTCCCGCACCTGAAAGCCGTGCAAGCCTGCGGACCACGCGGATGA
- a CDS encoding cell wall hydrolase, translated as MGLKGWAGCLLFTLLAGSAWATEQAPIKAQAEEKAQVLEEKAADKVSAAPAPKSEAITPTEAQAVDPAGAAPLDDPITCLARSIYWEAKGRDTPEMEAVASVVMNRLGHEGFPDTVCAVVKQGSETKSCQFSWWCDGKPDQVKEDAEYALAKQIAGKALNRQLKDRTNGALYFHDRNVHPSWAKEYRKTAETGKFLFYKPAGGDAR; from the coding sequence ATGGGATTGAAAGGCTGGGCGGGTTGTCTCTTATTCACCCTGTTGGCAGGCTCAGCCTGGGCCACCGAACAGGCCCCGATCAAAGCGCAGGCTGAAGAGAAAGCCCAAGTGCTGGAGGAGAAAGCGGCAGACAAGGTGAGCGCTGCACCGGCGCCGAAATCCGAAGCCATTACCCCGACTGAAGCGCAAGCGGTCGACCCGGCCGGCGCTGCGCCGCTGGACGATCCGATCACCTGCCTTGCGCGCAGTATCTATTGGGAAGCCAAGGGCAGGGACACCCCGGAAATGGAAGCCGTGGCCAGTGTGGTCATGAATCGCCTGGGCCACGAAGGGTTTCCCGACACGGTGTGCGCTGTCGTCAAACAAGGTTCGGAAACCAAGAGTTGCCAGTTTTCCTGGTGGTGCGATGGCAAGCCGGATCAGGTCAAGGAAGACGCCGAATACGCGCTGGCCAAGCAAATCGCCGGCAAAGCGCTGAACCGCCAACTCAAGGATCGCACCAACGGCGCCCTGTATTTCCATGACCGCAACGTGCATCCGAGCTGGGCCAAGGAGTACCGCAAGACTGCCGAAACCGGGAAATTCCTCTTCTACAAACCGGCCGGTGGCGACGCGCGTTAA
- the fdhD gene encoding formate dehydrogenase accessory sulfurtransferase FdhD: MLCHVETLTESTTEPNAPAPQPAQVAFREYLPNAPLSQVALASEIALAITYNGVSQAVMMVSPGNLEDFIRGFSLSNAIIDSVEEIYDIRLTHFDQACQADVQISSRAFWALKDHRRQMTGTSGCGICGVEALEQALPQLQILQPSPLPPAAHFDGIRQRIEEVQQLARSSGALHAALYFNGDGEALLCREDIGRHNALDKLIGAMQFDAIDAAEGFVVVTSRCSLELIHKAVRARLRTLVSLSAPTALTVRWALKHRLNLIHVPHRNAPRIYSPIQEFCA; encoded by the coding sequence ATGCTCTGCCACGTCGAAACCCTCACAGAATCCACCACCGAACCCAACGCCCCGGCACCGCAACCGGCGCAAGTGGCATTTCGCGAATACCTGCCGAACGCCCCCCTCTCCCAAGTCGCCCTGGCCTCGGAAATCGCCCTGGCCATCACCTACAACGGTGTAAGCCAGGCGGTGATGATGGTCTCGCCCGGCAACCTCGAAGACTTCATCCGTGGCTTCAGCCTGAGCAACGCGATCATCGACAGCGTCGAGGAGATTTACGACATCCGCCTCACGCATTTCGACCAGGCCTGTCAGGCCGATGTGCAGATTTCCAGCCGGGCGTTCTGGGCCTTGAAGGATCATCGTCGGCAAATGACCGGCACCAGCGGTTGCGGCATCTGCGGCGTCGAAGCGCTGGAGCAGGCGCTGCCGCAACTGCAGATCCTGCAACCGTCACCATTGCCACCGGCAGCGCATTTCGACGGCATCCGTCAACGTATCGAAGAGGTCCAGCAACTGGCGCGCAGCAGCGGTGCCCTGCACGCCGCGCTGTATTTCAACGGCGACGGTGAAGCGCTGTTGTGCCGCGAAGACATCGGCCGCCACAACGCTCTGGACAAGTTGATCGGTGCGATGCAATTCGACGCCATCGATGCCGCTGAAGGCTTTGTAGTCGTCACCAGCCGATGCAGCCTCGAACTGATCCACAAAGCCGTGCGCGCCCGCCTGCGCACCCTCGTCAGTCTGTCAGCGCCTACCGCACTGACCGTGCGTTGGGCGCTCAAGCACCGGCTCAACCTGATCCACGTGCCGCACCGCAACGCCCCGCGAATTTACAGCCCGATCCAGGAGTTTTGCGCATGA
- a CDS encoding MoaD/ThiS family protein, protein MILINYFASYRDRLNLGGEKIPLTEALSCVEDVRQMLMARGELWREVLGAGNLMCAVNQELCQPNQAIEDFDEIAFFPPVTGG, encoded by the coding sequence ATGATCCTGATCAACTACTTCGCCAGCTACCGTGATCGGCTCAATCTGGGCGGTGAAAAAATCCCGCTGACTGAGGCTTTGAGCTGCGTTGAAGATGTACGGCAAATGCTCATGGCGCGCGGCGAGTTGTGGCGCGAAGTGCTCGGCGCCGGCAACCTGATGTGCGCGGTGAATCAGGAGCTGTGTCAGCCGAATCAGGCGATTGAAGATTTCGATGAAATCGCCTTTTTTCCGCCCGTCACCGGGGGTTGA
- the moaC gene encoding cyclic pyranopterin monophosphate synthase MoaC, with protein MSHTLTHLDDQGRANMVDVSDKAATRREASAQAWVQMRPQTLQMIQANGHPKGDVFAVARIAGIQAAKRTHELIPLCHALLLSSIHLELKVCEPDRVQITSTCRLTGQTGVELEALTAASVAALTIYDMCKAVDRAMVIGDIRLLSKQGGRSGHFQWEDTQ; from the coding sequence ATGAGCCACACCCTCACCCACCTCGACGATCAGGGCCGCGCCAACATGGTCGACGTCAGCGACAAAGCGGCGACCCGTCGCGAAGCCAGCGCGCAAGCCTGGGTGCAGATGCGCCCGCAAACCTTGCAAATGATTCAGGCCAACGGTCACCCCAAAGGTGATGTCTTCGCCGTGGCGCGGATTGCCGGGATACAAGCGGCCAAGCGCACTCACGAACTCATTCCGCTGTGCCATGCGCTGTTGCTCAGTTCGATTCACCTCGAACTCAAGGTTTGCGAACCGGATCGCGTGCAGATCACCAGCACCTGCCGCCTCACCGGCCAGACCGGTGTCGAACTCGAAGCGCTGACCGCCGCCAGCGTCGCCGCGTTGACCATTTACGACATGTGCAAAGCCGTGGACCGGGCGATGGTCATCGGCGACATCCGCCTGCTCAGCAAACAGGGCGGTCGCTCGGGCCACTTTCAATGGGAGGACACGCAATGA
- a CDS encoding MFS transporter: MPREPLSTPARWALTSLALSMLMPSLDTSIANAGLPILATAFEATFQQVQWIVLAYLLAITTLIVSVGRLGDGFGRRRLLLIGIGIFTSASLACALAPGLAWLIGARAVQGVGAAIMFALTVALVADAVPKARAGSAMGLLATMSATGTTLGPSLGGLLMAHVGWQAIFLLNVPLGLLNAWLVYRFLPADRAAGPRVAFDYSGSAALVFTLAAYALAMTLEGFMLPLLLASLGGAGLFFLIEKKAKAPLIRLSLFAERRLSSSLALTLLVTTVMMTTLVVGPFYLSRGLGLSSAVVGLALSVGPLLSAFGGVPAGRLVDRFGARRIVPGALFAMACGCGLLALLPMSLGLLGYLLPITVVAISYALFQAANNTGLMAGVRQDQRGVVSAMLGLARNLGLITGAAVMGAVFALAAGDPTQAPAMAIARGLHITFGVASALMLIALIISRAQFNCRPSPAREEAGTANISRD; this comes from the coding sequence ATGCCCCGAGAACCCTTGAGCACTCCCGCCCGCTGGGCACTGACCAGTCTGGCCCTGTCGATGTTGATGCCGTCGCTGGACACCAGCATTGCTAATGCAGGCTTGCCGATTCTGGCGACGGCGTTCGAGGCGACGTTTCAACAGGTGCAATGGATCGTGCTCGCTTACTTGCTGGCGATCACCACATTGATTGTCAGCGTGGGGCGTCTGGGCGATGGTTTCGGTCGGCGGCGATTGCTGTTGATCGGGATCGGCATTTTCACCAGCGCTTCGCTGGCCTGCGCGCTGGCACCGGGACTGGCTTGGCTGATTGGCGCTCGGGCGGTGCAAGGCGTTGGCGCAGCGATCATGTTCGCCTTGACGGTGGCACTGGTGGCCGATGCAGTGCCGAAGGCGCGGGCGGGCAGTGCGATGGGGTTGCTGGCGACGATGTCAGCCACCGGCACCACCCTCGGACCGTCGCTGGGTGGGCTGTTGATGGCGCATGTCGGCTGGCAGGCGATTTTCCTGCTCAACGTGCCGTTGGGGTTGCTCAATGCCTGGCTGGTGTATCGCTTTCTGCCGGCGGATCGGGCAGCGGGACCGCGTGTGGCCTTCGATTACTCTGGCAGCGCGGCGCTGGTGTTCACGCTGGCGGCCTATGCGCTGGCAATGACACTTGAAGGTTTCATGTTGCCGTTACTGCTGGCCAGCCTGGGCGGCGCGGGGTTGTTCTTCCTGATCGAGAAGAAGGCCAAGGCGCCGCTGATTCGTTTGTCACTGTTCGCTGAGCGGCGCTTGAGCAGCAGCCTGGCGCTGACCTTGCTGGTGACAACGGTGATGATGACCACGCTGGTGGTGGGACCGTTTTACCTGAGTCGTGGGTTGGGTCTAAGCAGTGCCGTGGTCGGCCTGGCGTTATCGGTTGGGCCGTTGTTATCTGCGTTTGGCGGTGTGCCGGCGGGACGTCTGGTGGATCGCTTCGGTGCGCGGCGGATCGTGCCGGGGGCATTGTTCGCCATGGCCTGCGGTTGTGGTTTGTTGGCACTGTTGCCGATGAGTCTGGGGCTACTTGGGTATTTGTTGCCGATCACCGTGGTCGCCATCAGTTATGCGTTGTTTCAGGCGGCCAACAATACCGGATTGATGGCCGGTGTTCGTCAGGATCAACGCGGCGTGGTCTCGGCGATGCTCGGACTGGCGCGCAACCTCGGCTTGATTACTGGTGCGGCGGTGATGGGGGCGGTGTTCGCGCTGGCGGCGGGGGATCCGACGCAGGCGCCGGCAATGGCCATAGCCCGCGGATTGCACATCACTTTTGGCGTCGCCTCAGCATTGATGTTGATAGCCCTGATCATCAGCCGAGCGCAATTCAACTGTAGGCCTTCGCCTGCTCGCGAAGAGGCCGGCACAGCCAATATCTCCAGAGACTGA